A portion of the Tenacibaculum todarodis genome contains these proteins:
- a CDS encoding TonB-dependent receptor: protein MKKSIIFLFLFVTAVANSQNYTFSGKVVDENQEPLVGATIAVSALKKGTTSDFEGKFKLSLPKGTHKIEVSFLGFRTGYFTQEILKNEHVFVELFSDLSKLDEVLVSAVRVQADAPVTHSNLTKKEIAKRNLGQDIPMLMNYMPNVISSSDAGAGIGYTYIRVRGSDASRVNVTLNGIPFNDSESQGSFWVNMGDFASSTQSLQLQRGVGTSTNGSGAFGASLNILTDAISEEAGGEISNSFGSYGTRKHTVKFTTGKINEHFELAGRLSNIYSDGYIDRAFTDLKSYFLQGSYSDENTLVKAIVFGGEEHTYQAWEGIDAAQLATDRRFNPYTYENETDNYNQDHYQLHWNEKLNDKWSTNLGLNYTRGKGYYEQYKAGRDAADYNNLIVDGSDVIVQRWLDNHFYVANFNADYKGDNFDLISGVSYNNYKNDHYGEILWGNDLAPNTSIYDRYYESNSTKTDFSIFSKATFNIAEDLKAFVDLQGRFVNYTTAGLTSDRDPIDVDADYSFFNPKLGLTYTLNEQNSLYASYARANREPNRTDFEGGNSQHESLDDYELGWRLKNEKVKLNTNVYYMDYQNQLILTGAIDQNTGEPLRASSGKSYRLGLEIDADIKLSEQVSIRPNVSFSKNINQDYNAEVDGVLQNLGNTPITFSPDIVFGNAITYSPTNNFQVALLSKYVGKQLMSNLDSKVSDLDVLEGFFTSDLNLVYEIQTNKIFKSIVFTALVNNIFNKEYVDRGYYYTYDDTWSNPGTTTTVDGSGYYPQATRNFLIGATLKF from the coding sequence ATGAAAAAATCTATCATTTTTTTATTCTTGTTTGTAACAGCAGTTGCAAACTCCCAAAACTACACTTTTTCAGGAAAGGTTGTAGATGAAAATCAAGAACCACTTGTTGGTGCTACTATTGCCGTTAGCGCATTAAAAAAAGGAACTACTTCGGACTTTGAAGGAAAGTTTAAACTAAGTTTACCTAAAGGAACTCACAAAATTGAAGTTTCGTTTTTAGGCTTTAGAACTGGTTATTTTACACAAGAAATTCTTAAAAACGAGCATGTTTTTGTTGAATTATTTTCTGATTTATCTAAGTTGGATGAAGTTTTAGTTTCCGCAGTTCGTGTACAAGCAGATGCGCCTGTAACACATTCTAACTTAACCAAAAAAGAAATTGCTAAACGTAATTTAGGACAAGACATTCCAATGTTAATGAACTATATGCCAAACGTTATTTCGTCTTCAGACGCTGGTGCAGGAATTGGTTATACCTACATTCGTGTTCGTGGTTCTGATGCTTCTAGAGTTAATGTTACTTTAAACGGAATTCCTTTTAACGACTCTGAAAGTCAAGGTTCTTTTTGGGTGAATATGGGTGATTTTGCTTCATCAACACAAAGTTTACAACTACAACGTGGTGTTGGAACATCAACAAATGGTTCTGGTGCTTTTGGTGCAAGTTTAAACATTTTAACCGATGCTATTTCTGAAGAAGCTGGTGGAGAAATTTCTAATTCTTTTGGTTCTTACGGAACAAGAAAACACACCGTAAAATTTACTACTGGTAAAATAAACGAGCATTTTGAGCTTGCAGGTCGTTTGTCTAATATTTATTCGGACGGTTATATTGATAGAGCATTTACTGATTTAAAATCGTACTTTTTACAAGGAAGTTATTCCGATGAAAACACATTGGTAAAAGCAATTGTTTTTGGAGGAGAAGAACATACTTACCAAGCATGGGAAGGAATTGATGCTGCACAATTAGCAACTGACAGAAGATTTAATCCTTATACGTATGAAAACGAAACGGATAATTACAATCAAGATCATTATCAATTACATTGGAATGAAAAGCTGAATGACAAATGGTCTACAAACTTGGGTTTAAACTACACAAGAGGAAAAGGGTATTATGAGCAATATAAAGCTGGTAGAGACGCAGCAGACTACAATAATTTAATTGTAGACGGAAGTGATGTTATTGTACAACGTTGGTTAGATAATCATTTTTATGTTGCTAATTTTAATGCTGATTATAAAGGCGATAATTTTGATCTAATTTCAGGTGTTTCTTATAATAATTACAAAAATGATCATTACGGAGAAATTCTTTGGGGAAACGATTTAGCTCCAAATACATCAATTTATGATCGTTATTATGAAAGTAATTCAACCAAAACAGATTTTAGTATTTTCTCTAAAGCAACCTTTAATATAGCTGAAGATTTAAAAGCTTTTGTTGATTTACAAGGAAGATTTGTAAACTATACAACTGCAGGTTTAACTTCTGATAGAGATCCAATTGATGTTGATGCAGATTACAGTTTTTTTAATCCTAAGTTAGGTTTAACATATACTTTAAACGAACAAAACAGTTTGTATGCTTCTTATGCACGCGCAAATAGAGAACCAAACAGAACCGATTTTGAAGGCGGAAACTCTCAACATGAAAGTTTAGATGATTATGAATTAGGTTGGCGTTTAAAAAACGAAAAAGTAAAATTAAATACCAACGTATATTATATGGATTACCAAAACCAATTAATATTAACGGGTGCAATTGATCAAAATACTGGAGAGCCATTGCGAGCTTCGAGCGGAAAAAGTTACCGTTTAGGTTTAGAAATTGATGCAGATATTAAATTATCTGAACAAGTTTCAATTAGACCAAATGTTTCTTTTAGCAAAAATATAAATCAAGATTATAATGCAGAAGTTGACGGAGTTTTACAAAACTTAGGAAACACACCAATTACATTTTCTCCAGATATAGTTTTTGGAAATGCAATAACATATAGTCCAACAAATAATTTTCAAGTAGCATTATTATCTAAATACGTTGGTAAACAATTAATGAGTAATTTAGATAGTAAAGTTTCTGACTTAGATGTTTTAGAAGGTTTTTTCACAAGTGATTTAAACCTAGTTTATGAAATACAAACTAATAAAATATTTAAATCTATAGTGTTTACAGCTTTAGTAAATAACATTTTTAATAAAGAATATGTAGACAGAGGTTATTATTATACCTATGATGATACTTGGTCTAATCCAGGCACTACAACAACTGTAGATGGCTCTGGTTATTATCCGCAAGCAACAAGAAACTTTTTAATTGGTGCTACTTTAAAGTTTTAA
- a CDS encoding class I SAM-dependent methyltransferase, which produces MGSQKIQGELWGKRPKDWANIQELTGDSGYRHALELLKIEPNQTLLDVGCGTGYFCDLATKQEIDVTGIDASEELIKYAKKRNSNIKFLTGEMEELPFDDNSFDFVCGFNSYQYANNIKNAFTEAKRVLKDNGKLTVMIWGNKEDCEALTYLKTIESLLPPPPPGAAGPFALSENKLLERTLEEVGFKIISSNDVDSIWDYPNSITALKGLLSAGPVAKAIDNSGFEKVFDAIDVDIQSYIQSDGGIIYKNKFRVVICETNNN; this is translated from the coding sequence ATGGGATCACAAAAAATACAAGGAGAACTTTGGGGAAAAAGACCCAAAGATTGGGCTAACATACAAGAACTAACAGGAGATTCTGGATATAGACACGCATTAGAATTACTTAAAATAGAACCTAACCAAACTTTATTAGATGTAGGTTGTGGTACAGGATATTTTTGTGATTTAGCTACAAAACAAGAAATTGATGTTACCGGAATTGACGCGAGTGAAGAGCTTATTAAATACGCTAAAAAAAGAAATTCAAACATAAAATTTTTAACAGGTGAAATGGAAGAACTACCTTTTGATGATAATTCATTTGATTTTGTTTGTGGGTTTAACTCCTATCAATATGCTAATAATATAAAAAATGCATTTACGGAAGCTAAAAGGGTCTTAAAAGATAATGGAAAACTAACAGTAATGATTTGGGGTAACAAAGAAGACTGTGAAGCATTAACCTATCTAAAAACTATTGAAAGTTTACTTCCGCCACCACCTCCAGGAGCAGCTGGTCCTTTTGCTCTTTCAGAAAACAAACTACTTGAGCGAACATTAGAAGAGGTTGGTTTTAAAATAATTTCAAGTAATGACGTGGATTCAATTTGGGATTATCCCAATTCTATAACAGCTTTAAAAGGATTATTATCTGCTGGCCCTGTAGCAAAAGCGATAGATAATAGCGGTTTCGAAAAAGTATTTGATGCAATAGATGTAGATATACAATCCTACATTCAATCTGATGGAGGTATTATCTATAAAAATAAATTTAGAGTTGTTATTTGTGAAACAAATAACAACTAA
- a CDS encoding rhodanese-like domain-containing protein has product MRSLLCVFLTLFFISCSNSQEIKSITTRELKTILSNDKIQLLDVRTTSEIEQGFIETAVFSDVNKDGFYDSVSSVIDKKKPVYIYCRSGGRSMKASKILQEKGYKVINVLGGYNAWKQEK; this is encoded by the coding sequence ATGAGAAGTTTACTATGTGTATTTTTAACACTATTTTTTATCTCTTGCAGTAATTCTCAAGAAATAAAATCTATTACAACTAGGGAATTAAAAACAATTTTATCAAATGATAAAATTCAATTATTAGATGTTAGAACTACATCAGAAATTGAGCAGGGATTTATAGAAACAGCTGTCTTTTCAGATGTTAATAAAGATGGTTTTTATGATAGCGTGTCTTCAGTTATAGATAAAAAAAAACCTGTATATATTTACTGTAGAAGTGGAGGGAGAAGTATGAAGGCCTCTAAAATTTTACAAGAAAAAGGGTATAAAGTAATTAATGTTTTGGGTGGATATAACGCTTGGAAACAAGAAAAATAG
- a CDS encoding heavy-metal-associated domain-containing protein, which produces MKTKIEIENLKCGGCAATIKKGLLNLDGIANVEVDVEKSMVFVTSENEKIEVIKEKLSKLGYPEVGGKNTIVHKAKSFVSCAVGRIDS; this is translated from the coding sequence ATGAAAACAAAAATAGAAATAGAAAACCTTAAATGTGGTGGTTGTGCAGCAACTATTAAAAAAGGACTATTAAACTTAGATGGAATTGCTAATGTTGAAGTTGATGTAGAAAAATCAATGGTTTTTGTAACTTCAGAAAATGAAAAAATAGAAGTTATAAAAGAAAAATTATCTAAATTGGGATATCCAGAAGTGGGTGGTAAAAACACTATTGTACACAAGGCAAAATCTTTTGTTAGTTGTGCTGTTGGTAGAATTGATTCTTAA
- a CDS encoding T9SS type A sorting domain-containing protein → MINNYFSFKKSGYNYLLYCLMLLNSSYLNSQTINFTIDTAVDENTVSITETIGNGTDTYTLNVEHPGNEELDELTSGDFIFYLSTGGTVALQPYTISITKNNNPVTFTLNGVDYDTLEAGSISITNQDDAEISANKLYAIGSGALTFTNTTNATGISAFKIVPNSNGELNDFGFHNIQVEISNVLNVDNNTLSTKGIMIYPNPTEGLITIENSSNTPLKEVQIIGLNGRLLKSYDFSSENKELNLDYLSSGIYILKINTSKSSISKKILIK, encoded by the coding sequence ATGATAAACAACTATTTTTCATTTAAAAAATCTGGTTATAACTACTTATTATATTGTCTAATGTTATTAAATAGTAGTTACTTAAATAGCCAAACAATTAACTTTACTATAGACACTGCTGTGGATGAAAACACTGTTTCTATTACAGAAACTATAGGTAATGGAACAGACACGTATACATTAAATGTAGAACATCCTGGAAATGAGGAACTTGATGAATTAACTTCAGGAGATTTTATTTTTTATCTGAGTACAGGCGGAACAGTTGCTCTTCAACCCTATACAATTTCTATAACTAAAAATAATAATCCTGTAACATTCACTTTAAATGGTGTTGATTATGACACATTAGAAGCAGGAAGTATTTCTATTACAAACCAAGATGATGCTGAAATTTCAGCTAATAAGTTATATGCTATTGGTTCTGGCGCATTAACTTTTACAAATACTACAAATGCAACTGGTATCTCAGCTTTTAAAATTGTACCGAATTCTAACGGAGAATTAAATGATTTTGGGTTTCACAATATTCAAGTAGAAATATCTAACGTATTAAACGTAGATAACAACACATTAAGTACTAAAGGAATAATGATATATCCTAATCCTACTGAAGGATTAATAACTATAGAAAACTCGAGCAACACACCTTTAAAAGAAGTACAAATTATAGGCTTAAATGGTAGATTACTTAAAAGTTATGATTTTAGTTCCGAGAATAAAGAACTTAATTTAGACTATCTTTCTAGTGGTATTTATATATTAAAAATAAACACTTCTAAATCGTCAATAAGTAAAAAAATACTTATTAAATAA